In the Malaya genurostris strain Urasoe2022 chromosome 1, Malgen_1.1, whole genome shotgun sequence genome, one interval contains:
- the LOC131435049 gene encoding uncharacterized protein LOC131435049, which produces MSCFETSLTGNISCNNAARDMTLESVNGEDDCKNKFHKVLVALLNRNFKINNDVYLEMMLSHLSGKYNSEHRQLLKSPEVSRWLDDALNQWESEVVPSADVAAFTLQILAMTVNDEAVFVQIQSKRMLDRLQECIRKEPKLLHPSVMLGHVMVLKAVSLHASGLHWIKTSGSWKICLDYYNGQLQTIYITKETSLFIYDALDQFGSIGDYETVLAIVRSILSPLLDAMWKSPVQENAVLVDDEKAQRVMSSMLSLMCTLFRKMLESEKQSRAAYYILITFHFERNLWVYADTIHDHTFLAKIWETHILANSTRLCCMDIPPEDKVAIPLPFEKYTINFLNYLNFSIHRGNISNVMLMAQIHHQAWRLLAERAPEEVVLKHQSIKFGDQILLLQLFPVLNEIMRLVNDNPPDYIEKFISSLYDISCEYTIRLLYACRDVVETKHANDATQLAIKSIQSITSLQTLPRQRAIIAFQAFIYVLKEFLPDMCYLENQCDYSKTNVILSKPNFLAAIITGLHSLIQTYKFTWNECIESTTVVNFMLNLLGNPNLPPRHVVLALKLTQLSIEYFLAPNLALLMDNLIGSGLEFIGRIIYKRLHDSNWEVRDSSLELLTAIVEISEIKFPSFQKLILECDIIAVVEAAAKNDTEPYVRASALRCLSHMVRIRLLWEHSLAKLNLMTHLITVFDTESEGIVRREAVNTVREIYSNHKILPHCLDSVFSVLAFSAVKDLYWEVQINALQFWRVVMCRQFQHQGMIDGTFPTVTFSKEHKKIITLTDKEILLRLRKVLNELSLRGCLGVLLACLQDDCDLEVVKDTVEIIQRLMSYLNKYNFVEEYKNQVDPATGERNLRKLVPIIDTNYSVHANSSGVQKTSQRNDADYSSGNVPCLINSEEIIDSIVNLDDVNLLSISYKNSLKVAGEVPPGGSCSCESSKVHEDLFKKYAEVTADDFLDQVLQLDFDELISCRQRWMQTTESFSSLLDDILFSYYATNVNDADCY; this is translated from the exons ATGTCGTGTTTCGAAACATCATTAACCGGCAACATAAGTTGCAATAACGCGGCCCGGGACATGACCTTGGAATCCGTAAATGGCGAGGACGACTGTAAGAACAAGTTCCACAAGGTGTTGGTGGCGCTGTTAAACCGGAACTTCAAGATCAACAATGATGTCTATCTTGAAATGATGCTTTCTCATCTGTCTGGGAAGTATAATTCTG AACACCGACAACTTTTGAAATCTCCTGAAGTGTCCCGTTGGCTGGACGATGCATTAAATCAATGGGAAAGTGAGGTAGTACCATCAGCAGATGTGGCCGCTTTCACGTTACAAATCTTAGCTATGACTGTCAACGACGAAGCGGTTTTCGTTCAAATACAAAGCAAACGAATGCTGGACCGGCTACAGGAATGTATTCGAAAAGAGCCTAAGTTGCTACATCCTTCAGTTATGTTAGGCCACGTAATGGTTCTGAAGGCGGTTTCTCTTCACGCGTCTGGTTTGCACTGGATCAAAACTTCTGGTTCGTGGAAGATCTGCTTGGATTACTACAACGGTCAACTGCAAACGATATACATCACTAAAGAAACATCGTTATTCATTTACGATGCTTTGGATCAGTTTGGTTCCATTGGCGATTACGAAACGGTTCTGGCAATCGTTCGGAGCATACTTTCGCCACTGCTGGATGCCATGTGGAAAAGTCCAGTGCAAGAGAATGCGGTTCTGGTGGACGATGAAAAGGCCCAGCGCGTTATGTCATCGATGCTAAGTTTAATGTGCACCTTGTTCCGAAAGATGCTCGAGAGTGAGAAGCAATCACGTGCAGCATACTACATATTGATCACATTTCACTTCGAGCGCAACCTCTGGGTCTACGCGGATACCATTCATGATCATACATTTTTAGCGAAAATTTGGGAGACCCACATATTGGCTAACAGTACACGCCTTTGCTGTATGGATATTCCTCCAGAAGATAAGGTGGCAATCCCGTtgccatttgaaaaatatacGATAAATTTTTTGAACTATTTAAATTTTTCCATCCATCGTGGAAATATTAGCAATGTAATGTTGATGGCTCAAATACATCATCAAGCATGGCGTCTTTTAGCAGAGCGAGCTCCAGAAGAAGTAGTTCTTAAGCATCAGAGTATAAAGTTCGGAGATCAAATTCTCTTGCTCcagctatttccggtgcttaacGAAATTATGCGTCTCGTTAATGACAATCCGCCGGATTATATCGAAAAGTTCATCAGCTCGTTGTACGATATTTCCTGTGAGTACACAATCCGCTTGTTGTATGCTTGCCGAGATGTTGTGGAAACCAAACACGCCAACGATGCAACTCAACTGGCTATTAAATCGATTCAGAGTATCACCTCTCTTCAGACTCTGCCAAGACAACGGGCCATCATTGCGTTCCAGGCATTCATCTACGTGCTAAAAGAATTTCTGCCGGATATGTGCTACCTCGAAAATCAGTGCGATTATTCCAAAACGAATGTAATTCTTTCGAAACCCAATTTTTTGGCCGCAATCATTACTGGATTGCATTCGTTGATTCAAACCTACAAATTTACCTGGAATGAATGTATCGAATCGACAACGGTGGTTAATTTTATGCTCAACCTGCTAGGGAACCCAAACTTGCCACCGAGG CATGTGGTTTTGGCCCTAAAACTAACCCAGCTTTCGATCGAGTATTTTCTGGCACCGAATTTGGCTTTACTGATGGATAACCTCATTGGATCCGGGCTGGAATTTATCGGTCGGATCATCTACAAAAGGCTGCACGATAGCAACTGGGAGGTTCGCGATTCTTCGCTGGAATTGCTGACTGCGATAgtggaaatttccgaaatca AATTCCCCTCTTTTCAGAAATTAATTTTGGAATGTGATATTATTGCGGTGGTTGAAGCTGCAGCCAAGAACGACACAGAACCGTACGTGCGAGCATCGGCTTTACGCTGTCTTTCGCACATGGTACGAATCCGTTTGCTGTGGGAACACTCGTTGGCGAAACTTAACTTGatg ACCCACCTCATTACCGTGTTCGACACAGAAAGTGAGGGCATTGTGCGGCGTGAAGCGGTCAACACCGTACGGGAGATCTACTCGAATCACAAAATTCTGCCCCATTGTCTGGACAGTGTGTTTTCGGTGCTGGCGTTCTCGGCCGTCAAAGACCTGTACTGGGAGGTGCAGATTAATGCACTGCAGTTCTGGCGGGTGGTGATGTGCCGTCAGTTCCAGCACCAGGGAATGATCGATGGTACCTTTCCGACCGTAACTTTCTCGAAGGAGCATAAGAAGATTATCACGCTGACTGACAAAGAGATCCTGTTGCGCCTGAGAAAAGTGTTGAATGAACTGTCACTGAGAGGCTGTCTGGGAGTACTGTTGGCGTGTCTGCAAGACGACTGTGACTTGGAAGTAGTGAAGGACACGGTGGAGATAATACAGCGGTTGATGTCCTACCTGAACAAGTACAACTTCGTGGAGGAATACAAGAATCAGGTGGACCCTGCTACCGGGGAAAGGAATCTTCGCAAATTGGTACCGATAATTGATACTAACTATTCGGTACATGCCAACTCTAGTGGTGTCCAGAAAACTTCCCAACGGAACGACGCAGACTACAGCAGCGGAAATGTGCCCTGTCTGATCAATTCGGAagaaatcatcgactcgattgtCAATCTAGACGATGTTAATTTACTTTCGATCAGCTATAAAAACAGCCTAAAGGTTGCCGGTGAGGTCCCACCGGGAGGATCTTGCAGTTGCGAATCGAGCAAGGTGCACGAGGATTTGTTCAAGAAGTACGCGGAAGTGACGGCCGATGATTTCCTCGACCAGGTATTGCAGCTCGATTTCGATGAATTGATTAGCTGTCGGCAACGGTGGATGCAGACGACCGAAAGTTTTTCCTCGCTGTTGGACGACATTCTGTTTTCGTATTATGCAACCAACGTCAACGATGCCGATTGTTATTGA
- the LOC131435176 gene encoding TBC1 domain family member 22B-like, translating to MNSSSSDTGSSFWKNNSTRIPGRPTMATRMVPGGGVRSGPGGSASSAGSSSFQDYQESVSDAWDLGDDEFCIISNVVDTPRISRKVSQSAAMNVIKTHRSGSDRVRTSDVIGHSNTKTDMRSSDGSAVRSTMTVVENLDGLNISRNDNTNSDGGVVKQHNHDGISHINDSRLRQRFHAYPGRPQLLKLSSNIASKDVECESKYEKFTNILDAPLLNLIALKELSWSGIPRKMRAVTWRLLSGYLPTSLERRNTVLERKRVDYQKLVQQYFHVDNRDETQQDTYRQIHIDVPRMNPHVSLFQQHLVQEMFERILFIWAIRHPASGYVQGINDLVTPFFIVFLQESVGADKDLEQCQLGDLPQDQRDVIEADAFWCLSKFLDCIQDNYIFAQLGIQEKVNQLKELIQRIDGTLHRHLQSHGVDYLQFSFRWMNNLLTRELPLYCTIRLWDTYLAESDGFAVFQLYVCAAFLLHWREQLLQEKDFQGLMLLLQNLPTHSWMDSHIGVLVAEAFRLKFTYADTPKHLEGKS from the exons ATGAACAGTAGTAGTAGTGACACCGGTTCGTCCTTCTGGAAGAATAATTCCACTAGAATCCCAGGACGGCCAACCATGGCCACCAGAATGGTACCTGGAGGTGGTGTTCGAAGTGGTCCGGGTGGTTCAGCTTCTTCTGCGGGTAGCAGTTCGTTCCAGGATTATCAAGAATCTGTAAGCGATGCGTGGGATCTGGGGGACGATGAGTTCTGCATAATTTCCAACGTTGTGGACACGCCCCGAATATCTAGGAAAGTATCTCAGTCTGCAGCAATGAATGTTATCAAGACCCACAGGAGTGGAAGTGATAGGGTAAGAACGAGCGATGTGATCGGACATAGCAATACAAAGACAGATATGCGGAGTTCCGATGGTAGCGCAGTCAGAAGTACAATGACCGTAGTGGAAAATCTCGATGGACTGAACATTAGCCGGAATGATAATACGAATAGTGATGGTGGCGTTGTAAAGCAGCATAATCATGATGGAATCAGCCATATCAATGATAGTCG ACTTCGGCAACGTTTTCATGCTTACCCAGGCCGTCCACAGTTGCTAAAACTATCCTCCAATATAGCGTCCAAGGATGTGGAATGCGAATCGAAGTATGAAAAATTTACAAACATTCTGGACGCGCCGCTTCTAAACTTGATTGCACTGAAGGAACTAAGTTGGTCTGGCATTCCGCGAAAGATGCGAGCGGTCACGTGGCGATTGCTATCGGGATATCTGCCAACAAGCTTGGAACGAAGAAATACTGTCCTCGAGCGAAAACGGGTAGATTATCAGAAGCTAGTTCAACAGTACTTCCACGTCGACAACCGGGACGAAACACAGCAGGACACGTACCGACAGATCCACATCGATGTGCCGCGAATGAATCCACATGTTTCACTATTCCAGCAGCATTTGGTTCAAGAAATGTTCGAAAGAATTCTCTTCATCTGGGCCATTCGACATCCAGCGTCGGGATATGTTCAGGGTATCAACGATCTTGTCACACCATTTTTCATAGTCTTCCTTCAAGAGTCTGTGGGGGCTG ATAAGGATCTAGAACAGTGCCAACTGGGGGATCTTCCGCAGGATCAGCGGGATGTTATTGAGGCGGATGCTTTTTGGTGTCTGTCCAAGTTTCTAGACTGCATTCAGGATAATTACATATTTGCCCAGCTGGGCATACAGGAGAAAGTTAACCAGCTGAAGGAATTGATCCAGAGAATCGACG GTACGCTCCATCGCCATCTGCAGTCGCACGGTGTCGACTATCTGCAGTTCTCCTTCCGATGGATGAACAACCTACTAACACGTGAACTGCCACTGTACTGTACGATTAGACTGTGGGACACCTACCTGGCCGAGTCCGACGGATTCGCCGTGTTCCAGTTGTATGTGTGTGCCGCATTTTTGCTGCACTGGCGCGAGCAGCTACTACAGGAAAAGGACTTCCAG GGTCTGATGCTACTGTTGCAGAATTTGCCCACCCACAGCTGGATGGATTCGCATATCGGTGTGCTGGTGGCGGAAGCGTTCCGCCTCAAATTCACCTACGCCGACACGCCGAAGCACCTGGAGGGCAAAAGTTGA
- the LOC131435187 gene encoding exonuclease 1-like: MGITGLIPFLEKASNKTHLRDLRGQCVAIDSYCWLHKGAFACADKLARGDKTDIHIQYCLKYINLLLSHDIKPILVFDGRHLPAKAATEAKRRESRESSKKKAAELLRNGQIEEAKSYLRRCVDITHEMALQLIQECRKRNIDCVVAPHEADAQLAYLNRKGIAQAIVTEDSDLMLFGCSKVLFKLDLTGYGLLIESNKLYLAMGCKEEKYSFDKFRYMCILSGCDYIDSLPGIGLAKARKFVLMTEESDMRKALDKIPSYLNMRQLTISEEYKTNFLKADATFKHMVVYDPTNRTQIRLNDPDAFGTDLDLCCNAGTFLDNDTAFQLALGNIDPFSMKKLDNWHPDDPSWKATGGQTADWKQTSIAKHVSIWKSNYVQRKLSPVKIQENLTIRNVFKQSETVKRPVPNPDFENAEKNQSIDDVLELYGIKPNEQPPLKKLCMTMSSESRRKKIDFEEIQVLDSMAALENSPSKPTVRRNPFQVASTGPISIIHRSSATGMLSPTKITPETSSLLRNVSPVKRLEFDSNLTSQQKVTKCEKLSRFKRTVTKGDRGQKVISRFFSASSSSATTCQSITEYQSETKDSVEVETSPLAAASVYLLSPEAKPRHRGEQTPKKQKPSLIREEFYSSPDPPVKSEPPIQPVDSGFVEEPDVGFSSSQKENESTDMNSGTSSRLRLFVKTEPSQLGDSSAKVGKDEDDTVEENSSPQEENRTEILHEEDKASEPDSSNKSGTGSTQKKSAACRRMGLSKVKKLKDVGPTQSKLSMFGFQKKVQLTGTIE, encoded by the exons aTGGGTATCACAGGCCTGATCCCGTTTTTGGAGAAAGCATCCAACAAAACACATCTACGAGATCTGCGAGGCCAATGTGTCGCAATCGATAGCTACTGTTGGTTGCACAAGGGAGCATTTGCCTGCGCGGACAAACTCGCCCGCGGCGATAAAACGGACATTCACATACAGTACTGCCTGAAGTATATTAATTTGTTGCTTTCTCATGATATCAAACCAATTCTGGTATTCGATGGACGACATCTTCCAGCAAAGGCTGCCACGGAAGCGAAACGACGTGAGTCCAGAGAGAGTTCGAAGAAAAAAGCGGCTGAGCTACTACGGAACGGTCAGATTGAGGAAGCTAAAAGCTATTTACGACGCTGCGTAGACATCACCCACGAAATGGCTTTACAATTAATACAGGAATGTCGGAAGAGGAACATCGACTGTGTAGTAGCTCCGCATGAAGCCGATGCCCAGTTAGCTTACCTCAATAGAAAGGGAATCGCACAGGCAATTGTAACGGAAGATTCAGATTTGATGTTGTTCGGATGCAGTAAAGTTTTATTCAAGTTGGATCTAACGGGGTATGGTTTACTGATCGAGTCGAACAAGCTCTACCTCGCTATGGGTTgtaaagaagagaaatattcgtTTGACAAATTTCGTTATATGTGCATTTTGTCGGGTTGCGATTATATagattcattgcccggaatcgGCCTGGCAAAAgctcgaaaatttgttttaatgaCGGAAGAAAGTGACATGCGAAAGGCACTGGACAAAATTCCTTCCTACCTAAACATGAGACAGCTAACCATTTCGGAGGAATACAAGACAAACTTTCTGAAAGCAGATGCTACTTTCAAGCACATGGTAGTATATGATCCCACAAACCGCACACAAATCCGACTGAATGATCCTGACGCATTTGGAACTGACCTTGATCTGTGTTGTAATGCAGGGACATTTCTGGATAATGATACCGCATTCCAGTTAGCACTGGGTAACATTGATCCATTTTCTATGAAAAAGTTAGATAATTGGCATCCGGACGATCCGAGTTGGAAAGCTACGGGCGGACAGACTGCGGACTGGAAGCAAACGAGCATCGCAAAACATGTCAGTATTTGGAAAAGTAACTATGTACAACGAAAACTTAGTCCggtaaaaattcaagaaaatctcACTATAAGAAATGTGTTTAAACAATCAGAAACAGTGAAACGGCCGGTCCCCAATCCAGATTTTGAAAATGCTGAAAAGAATCAGTCAATTGATGATGTGCTAGAATTGTATGGAATAAAACCGAATGAACAGCCTCCTTTGAAAAAACTTTGCATGACTATGTCATCCGAAAGCCGGCGGAAAAAGATAGATTTCGAAGAAATTCAAGTGTTGGATAGTATGGCTGCATTGGAAAATAGTCCCAGTAAACCGACGGTACGAAGGAATCCGTTTCAG GTTGCTTCAACAGGGCCTATTTCAATCATTCATCGATCCTCGGCAACCGGAATGCTTTCCCCAACAAAAATCACACCGGAAACGTCATCACTTTTACGGAATGTAAGCCCTGTTAAACGCCttgagtttgatagcaatcttaCAAGCCAACAGAAGGTTACGAAATGCGAAAAACTAAGCCGTTTTAAGCGAACTGTCACGAAAGGCGATCGAGGGCAAAAAGTTATAAGTAGATTTTTTTCTGCAAGCTCTTCGAGTGCAACAACCTGCCAATCCATAACTGAATATCAAAGTGAAACCAAAGATTCAGTTGAGGTTGAGACATCTCCCTTGGCTGCTGCGAGTGTGTATCTTCTATCGCCGGAAGCGAAACCACGCCATCGAGGGGAACAGACTCCGAAGAAGCAAAAACCTAGCTTGATTAGAGAGGAATTTTACTCGTCACCGGATCCACCCGTTAAAAGTGAACCACCGATCCAACCAGTAGATAGTGGTTTCGTAGAGGAGCCGGATGTAGGCTTTAGTTCATCGCAGAAGGAGAATGAGAGCACTGATATGAACAGTGGAACATCTTCACGTTTACGGTTGTTTGTAAAGACTGAACCGAGTCAACTTGGTGACAGTTCGGCTAAAGTAGGTAAGGACGAAGATGACACAGTGGAAGAAAATAGTTCACCACAGGAAGAAAACAGGACTGAAATTCTACACGAAGAAGACAAGGCTTCTGAGCCGGATAGTTCGAACAAATCGGGGACCGGCAGTACACAGAAAAAGTCTGCTGCATGTAGACGGATGGGGCTTTCCAAAGTGAAGAAGCTGAAGGATGTTGGACCGACGCAAAGTAAATTGTCGATGTTCGGTTTCCAGAAGAA AGTGCAGTTGACTGgtacaattgaataa
- the LOC131435192 gene encoding acyl-CoA-binding domain-containing protein 4-like has protein sequence MSIEDRFNAAVNVIRSLPKNGPYQPSNDMLLTFYSLFKQATKGKCSERRPAFWDVVNRAKWDAWNRLGEMPEEVAMQKYVDELKKIVETMSYTDNVANFLEHGLGDESVSIKDLDIVAPDTMQKVRSRPNSPLASRDTSPVRGTAQPTPLVNGYHNGAAVKPVLTNGYLHYYQNGNTQSDMSDDEYIDTVDDSETEYPFRPVGVVSSHVSRNRMTQSAAVAAAAVGTVELAANRELYPEVTAQLNRTIERLNASVQQVNNRINVVEQTIASMRSVQQRSRNYPPWWPFEEISPRLLAMIILWPLVANRMMVWLQRRK, from the exons GACCTTATCAACCGAGCAATGATATGCTGCTTACTTTCTACTCGCTTTTCAAACAAGCGACCAAAGGAAAGTGTTCGGAGCGACGTCCCGCGTTTTGGGATGTCGTCAATCG AGCCAAATGGGATGCCTGGAATCGACTGGGAGAAATGCCGGAAGAGGTGGCTATGCAGAAGTACGTCGATGAGTTGAaaaag ATCGTCGAAACGATGTCGTACACCGACAATGTGGCCAACTTCTTGGAGCACGGTTTGGGCGATGAAAGTGTCAGCATCAAAGACTTAGATATTGTCGCCCCGGATACCATGCAGAAGGTTCGTTCCCGGCCCAATTCACCACTGGCATCACGTGATACCAGCCCAGTGCGGGGCACTGCTCAACCGACGCCGCTCGTCAATGGTTATCACAACGGTGCCGCGGTTAAACCGGTGCTCACTAATGGCTACCTTCATTACTACCAGAACGGAAATACGCAGTCGGATATGAGCGATGACGAGTACATTGACACGGTGGATGATTCCGAAACCGAGTATCCGTTCCGTCCGGTTGGAGTCGTATCGAGTCACGTGTCACGCAATCGGATGACACAATCAGCTGCTGTTGCTGCGGCTGCTGTTGGCACCGTTGAGTTAGCTGCCAATCGAGAGTTGTACCCAGAAGTAACCGCCCAACTGAACCGGACCATCGAACGACTTAACGCCAGTGTTCAACAGGTCAACAACCGGATCAATGTGGTGGAACAAACGATCGCCAGTATGCGTAGCGTCCAGCAGCGGTCTAGAAACTACCCTCCCTGGTGGCCGTTTGAGGAGATCTCGCCAAGGCTGCTTGCGATGATCATTCTGTGGCCATTGGTCGCTAACCGGATGATGGTCTGGTTGCAGCGAAGGAAATAA